GTTCCTTGGACTTTAAATAAAGCCATATCACGTGAATTAATAGCTTCTATATTATTACATTGATACCCAGCACTATATAACATTTCAAAGGCTTGCTTATAGTCATAATCAAAATTATTTTCTGCAATTTTGACCATATCCTCTACTATTTGATATTGGGTAAAACCAAGAGATCCTGAACTTGAAGAAGCCGAAGTAGAAACAATAGAGAGACCGTGGGTTAAAATTTCTTTTGCACTCTTTAAATCTCCCATTTCTTTATACTTTTCTCCAAGCAGCCTATAAGTCGAAAGTATCTGACACCATGGAGTGTCTTCATTAGCATTTGATGCAGCCATTTGAGCTGCATTAATACTTCCTCTGGCTTTATCAATATCTCCTTCATTTACATACCTGTATGCTGCAGACGAAAAAGTCATTGATATTTGGAACCATAACGTTTTTTTGTATTCCCAATCCACCATACTTTCTGCCATCTCATGTGCAGAAGCATAATCACCATTTTCTGCGTATTGGATCGCTTTTTCATAACGAGCATCATCGTTTCTTTCATTTCTTCTCTGGTTTCCTTGGCCCTCTTTGTAGCCATCAACTGCCGCTGACACTAAATCACTAAAAAAACCCATTTAAACCACCCTATTACTTCACATCCTTACTTTGTCTTCGAAATTTAGCGAATGATAATGAAATTACCACATCTTGGACATCTGTGATGCTCACCATCTGCGAAACGTCCTTCATAATTCATTGTATCTCCACATTTTGGACAACTCACTTTTCTACCCCCTGAATATTTATGATATAAATGGTCTTCCCGCGACAAATCTAATAAAAGTCATAGCTACTAAGCACACGTAACCCCAAAAAAGAGTTACTAATAAAACAGCAACTTCAACTGTACTAGCTTGGCCTGCAGCCCAAATAGCTATTAACAAGAAGCCAATGAAAGTAATATTCTTCTTTAATTTGAAACGGCGTAAATCAATGATACTTTCCAACCTATACCGATTTATTTCTTTTTCATCGTAACCTTTTAATCTTGCTTCATCTGCATTCATATTTAAAACCCCCATATTATTTTCTTTTTTGATTCATAGCCGCTGATGACATGAAGAACAATAACCTGCGTTTAAGGCTTGATCTAATGACACTTCTCTTCCACAAGATCGACAACTTATGGTATCAGCACCTAACCCTAGAAATGAAGACTTTATTTGATATGCACTACCTGTGTTCGAATAATACGTTCCAGATTCTCTATATCCGTTTGACATGTTATCCACCATTCTAATTTTTCTATTATGTACCCGTTTTTCTTTTTTGATTTTGTTCCAAAATATTCATTGAAAAAATAGAATATAGCATTTCCTTTCTTTAATTTTAAAATAGCTTTAAATTTTGAAATGCTATTACAATCAATTGAACCAGAAAAAGAGTGTTATCAGTTATCTTTAAAATAATTAATAAGCCACCATAATAAATCAAAAATTAAAATCGTGAATAAATATATAAATTATCCTGTAGTGCGAGTTTAATCATTCCAAAAATTAAAAAGAAGAAAGAATCGCATTCCAGATTACAACTCAGTTATCAATTTTGCATCTTTAAGGTAATAGTCAAAGAGATCTTTGCCCCACTTGCGCCCGGATGGAGTATAAATTGTGATCTGCTTATTGCTAAATTCATTGTCCTTGCCACGCAACCTTAAAAGAAAACCACTGTCAATAACCGTAAGCGAAGATATTGTTATATCTTTATCGTAAACATAAAAACTGGCATTCTTAAATGCAAAATGACTCTTGCATGTATCGTAAATCTCATTCAATAGCTTATCAACAAGCTCTTTGGTAAAGATCAATGAAACATGTATGTCATTATCAACCAGGTGTTTCAAAATAGAGGGAGAAGTTGGATGCATAAAAGTAAACACAAAATACACATTTTTTGATTCAAGAGCCTTTACATAATGGTCCATGTTCAGATCATGCGAATTAACATGGCTGGGTTCTACAAGAGTAAAACCCTTTATCTCATGTATTCTCTTTAAAAACGGTGCTGGAATTATATCTACCTGATGTTGGACAAAATAATGACTATTCTCATCCAGCATCTCAATCGTATTCAAAAAAGGATACATTTCATCTGCTATCAACTTTCCAATTCTTGTCAATCCGTAAGTATCATTTATCTGATAAATAAGATTATATTTTTTCAATATTTTCATCTGAGGAAGCAATGCCTGCCTTAATGTATTCACATTATTAAGTAAAAATTCCATTTCCTGAGGACCGTCTTTTAACAGTAAGAGTACATTCTTCCTTTTATCGGAAGCAAATAAAATATCCAGCAATGATTTTTTCACGAAGTTAAACCCCCTTTAACTTACTTAGAAAAATGCGTTTGAAGCACCCATATTAACTATACTTATGCGTTCAAGCTCAGTATTTAAATAATATTCTATTTAATCTCAAAAGATTTTCAATATCTGCAGACATATTTTTACATATTGTCCGCAGTTAAGCTTCCCATCCATCCCACTTAACAAAACTCCTTTTCAGCACAAACAAGGACACAGGTATCAGCAACACGGACAAAAGCACAAAATGAAAGTTAAGCTGAGCAAGGAAAATAGTTCCCAGAACCACAGGACCTATCGCCAGCACATAGCTTGCAAAAGTGCCGGCACTGTAGAGTGAAAATGTTGTGTTAAGACCGGTAAGGTAAACGGTCACCGAAACAACATACATTGAAACTGCAACGAACAGCAGGATGATGTGAATGATATCGAGCAACCTTCCTGCATAGATGGTGGCTGCCACTACAACCAGAAAAGGAACTATGTTCAACAGCGAATAACTGTTGAGTTTGCTTCTAAGGACATCGGCGACCGTTAGTGGAAGGAAAGAGTACGAACTGAACATGTCAAACTCAACCAGCCAGTTGTACATTGATGAAGCCATCATACCTACAACTACTGTAAAAACCACAAGTGTGTCCAGCCCGGGAACAGCTTTAAGCAACTGTGGCAGGAATAACCACACCAGCAAAACAGGTACAAGGAACGAGAATACTATTTTACCAGCACCGCCTTCACTGCGGCTGAAATCCAGATAGTCCTTTGTCATAAAGTGAGAGTAACCATAGAAATCCAACATGTCGGAAATCTTCCTGAACTGGTTTTTGTAATGTTTCTGAGATTGCGGATAATCCACTTTCAGGAATATCAGGGAAATTACCGATGGCACAAGAACGAGAGCAATGCAGGCTATTAGAATTTTCAAGGAAGGCTCAGTGTATAAAATAAATGAAGAAAGCCTGTAGAATACATCAAACCCAAGTCCCTGGAAGAAAATCAGGAACAATACTGGGATCAATAAAAACAAGAAAAGAGCTTTCTTTCCCAGATTTGCATAGATAGTGGATAGTAAGAATACAAAAGAAAGGCCGATACAGAATGAGAGGAAAAGAGTCGTCAGCAACAGCAAGAACGAATAATGCATGTCAATTATTATGGCTCCTGCCACAAATCCAACTGTGAACGGCAGCACATACAGGAAGAAATAATAGATGACATCCTTGACAATAAAATTAGTAAAGATCACTCTCTCAGAAATAGGAAGCGTCCTTGATGAATAGGCCAGCAGGCTTGACTGCCCGAAGCGCCTGTTCATGACCTCACGACCAAGGAGACCAAAACCTCCAACCATTGAACCCATGAAAAGTAACAGGTAATGGATTCCTAGCAGCACATCGGTCTGGCTGATGATTCTCCAGAATATTATCATGGAAAGTGAGAGTAACATGGAAACTGCTGCAATAACAACCGGGAAAAGAGCAAATCCCCTGTCTCCGAAGAATGCGGAATGCATCCTCCATTCTTCCTTCATCATGCTCCTGAACAGTTCGAACATTAAAGGCACCTCAGCTCACAAGTTCAAGGAAGAAATCTTCAAGCGGCCTGTTACCAATGGCAGGGTCGTCCATTCTTCCGGAAAAGACCAGCTTTCCCTTGTAGATTATACCCATGCTGCTGCATATTTCCTTTGCAATTTCCAGAATGTGGGTTGATATGAAAACAGTGCCTCCTTTGCTTACATAATCCCTTAGATAATCCTTGACCTTGCGCTGCATCAGCGGGTCAAGATTAATGAGAGGCTCATCAATTATAACGAGTTCAGGCTCGTGAAGGAAAGCCTGTGCAAGCATCAGTTTTTGTCTTGTTCCTCTGGAAAGGTCTTTGCAGAGAACATCTTTCTGGCCTGCAAAATCAAGATATGAGAACCACCACTCACACTTATCTTCAAAATCCCTGAGCTTTCTTATCTTTGCAACAAAATACAGGTATTCTTCAGCCGTAAGGAAACTTGGTGGTGTTTCCTGTTCAGGAATGATACCAGTAAGCTCTTTTACTCTCAGAGGCTTGGAAAG
The sequence above is a segment of the uncultured Methanolobus sp. genome. Coding sequences within it:
- a CDS encoding winged helix-turn-helix domain-containing protein; amino-acid sequence: MKKSLLDILFASDKRKNVLLLLKDGPQEMEFLLNNVNTLRQALLPQMKILKKYNLIYQINDTYGLTRIGKLIADEMYPFLNTIEMLDENSHYFVQHQVDIIPAPFLKRIHEIKGFTLVEPSHVNSHDLNMDHYVKALESKNVYFVFTFMHPTSPSILKHLVDNDIHVSLIFTKELVDKLLNEIYDTCKSHFAFKNASFYVYDKDITISSLTVIDSGFLLRLRGKDNEFSNKQITIYTPSGRKWGKDLFDYYLKDAKLITEL
- a CDS encoding zf-TFIIB domain-containing protein; the protein is MSCPKCGDTMNYEGRFADGEHHRCPRCGNFIIIR
- a CDS encoding ABC transporter ATP-binding protein translates to MQVDTLITVKNLSKNFGDLKAVDAVDLEVKKGELFGLLGPNGSGKTTMIKMITGQIKPTEGEVSVLGVDVLSKPLRVKELTGIIPEQETPPSFLTAEEYLYFVAKIRKLRDFEDKCEWWFSYLDFAGQKDVLCKDLSRGTRQKLMLAQAFLHEPELVIIDEPLINLDPLMQRKVKDYLRDYVSKGGTVFISTHILEIAKEICSSMGIIYKGKLVFSGRMDDPAIGNRPLEDFFLELVS